One window from the genome of Streptomyces sp. NBC_00091 encodes:
- a CDS encoding e9imm peptide, with amino-acid sequence MALTEVAREAAIALVQKIMDADHVDDAEMCGVMEALGKALGCPSGYVSDSIFWPKGRELTAPEVVDQAQEYRPFAL; translated from the coding sequence GTGGCTTTGACGGAGGTGGCTCGTGAAGCGGCCATTGCGTTGGTGCAGAAGATCATGGACGCGGACCACGTTGACGATGCCGAGATGTGCGGTGTGATGGAAGCGTTGGGCAAGGCCCTTGGCTGTCCGAGCGGCTACGTAAGCGACTCGATCTTTTGGCCCAAGGGACGGGAGCTGACAGCTCCCGAGGTCGTCGATCAGGCTCAGGAGTACCGGCCCTTCGCCTTGTGA
- a CDS encoding dienelactone hydrolase family protein, with the protein MTETIPGLFLSLPEVLVLLGALALAAARWLPPAARRPVTIGAGAVLVPSAIVLGIVGIRWQMLPVLAGAAVASAFALPPLLRRGAGRRARSRAVVDAPVAGGGERFPVVLFSPESGGVRSQNTAWAEELASHGYLVAALDHLYDSTVVVLADGRTIRATTASSGDRDRDEELAAGWTAVRAVDLGFVLTQLERLDRGETADPLTGRLDTGRAAVAGHSLGGAAALQAARQDRRFDAVVDLDGYPHGPTAPALEQPALALTQEITAGTDPRYLPRLSEALEHSTATSYRLTVPGAGHLTFMDGPLYLPPVPSIVGTLGRTESPRVVAAATLAFLDATLRGRPGDPADTLRAYGTVSSSGARRTGTPTP; encoded by the coding sequence GTGACCGAAACCATCCCGGGGCTGTTCCTGTCCCTTCCGGAAGTCCTCGTCCTGCTGGGTGCCCTCGCGCTGGCGGCGGCGCGCTGGCTCCCCCCGGCCGCCCGCCGGCCCGTCACGATCGGGGCGGGGGCGGTGCTCGTACCGTCGGCGATCGTGCTGGGCATCGTGGGGATCCGCTGGCAGATGCTGCCGGTCCTGGCCGGCGCCGCCGTCGCCTCGGCGTTCGCCCTCCCGCCCCTGCTGCGGCGCGGTGCCGGCCGAAGGGCCCGCAGCCGCGCGGTCGTCGACGCCCCGGTGGCCGGCGGGGGAGAGCGGTTCCCGGTCGTCCTCTTCTCCCCAGAGTCGGGCGGGGTGCGGTCCCAGAACACCGCCTGGGCGGAGGAGCTGGCCAGTCACGGCTACCTGGTCGCCGCCCTCGACCATCTGTACGACTCCACCGTCGTCGTCCTCGCCGACGGCCGCACGATCCGCGCCACCACCGCCTCCAGCGGGGACCGGGACCGGGACGAGGAGCTGGCGGCGGGCTGGACCGCCGTCCGGGCCGTCGACCTCGGCTTCGTCCTCACCCAGCTGGAACGGCTGGACCGGGGCGAGACCGCCGACCCGCTGACCGGACGCCTGGACACCGGCCGCGCCGCGGTAGCCGGCCACTCCCTGGGCGGAGCCGCCGCCCTGCAGGCGGCCCGGCAGGACCGCCGGTTCGACGCCGTCGTCGACCTGGACGGCTACCCCCACGGCCCCACCGCGCCCGCCCTCGAGCAGCCGGCGCTCGCGCTCACCCAGGAGATCACCGCCGGCACCGACCCGCGCTACCTGCCCCGGCTCAGCGAGGCCCTCGAGCACAGCACCGCGACGAGCTACCGGCTCACCGTCCCCGGCGCCGGGCACCTCACCTTCATGGACGGCCCGCTCTACCTGCCGCCGGTGCCCTCGATCGTGGGCACCCTGGGCCGCACCGAGAGCCCGCGCGTCGTCGCCGCGGCCACCCTCGCCTTTCTGGACGCCACCCTGCGAGGCCGCCCCGGCGACCCGGCCGACACCCTCCGGGCCTACGGCACGGTCTCATCATCGGGGGCTCGGAGAACCGGGACGCCAACCCCGTGA
- a CDS encoding histidine kinase dimerization/phosphoacceptor domain-containing protein has translation MTVRHRGRVPPLVWDSLLPALLLLNVVTTYPARELPVAAALTAALALPLVWRRRAPLAVFAAVVAAAFVQWLADVQLPGDIALLVALYTAAAHTGRRGTLLAAAVVEGGAVLACLRWAPDCAFLTPFVALSATVVAAAVLGVNVRTGRAYLAAVQERAERLALHQEQQARLAAAAERARITREMHDIVTHNLSVMVALTDAAVYAQHRSPERATAAMLQISETGRQALTDMRRSLGVLRSDEPDAERHPLPGRPGGPRRPRPCAGHRWSVL, from the coding sequence GTGACGGTGCGCCACCGGGGCCGGGTACCGCCCCTGGTGTGGGACTCGCTACTGCCGGCGCTGCTCCTGCTCAACGTCGTGACCACGTACCCGGCCCGGGAGCTGCCGGTGGCGGCGGCGCTCACCGCCGCCCTGGCGCTGCCCCTGGTGTGGCGGCGCCGGGCCCCGCTCGCGGTGTTCGCCGCCGTGGTGGCCGCGGCCTTCGTCCAGTGGCTGGCGGACGTCCAACTGCCCGGGGACATCGCCCTGCTGGTGGCCCTGTACACGGCGGCCGCGCACACGGGCCGGCGCGGCACGCTGCTCGCCGCCGCCGTCGTGGAGGGCGGGGCCGTGCTGGCCTGCCTGCGCTGGGCACCGGACTGCGCGTTCCTGACCCCGTTCGTCGCGCTCTCCGCGACGGTGGTCGCCGCCGCCGTCCTCGGGGTGAACGTGCGGACCGGCCGGGCCTACCTCGCCGCCGTGCAGGAACGGGCCGAACGGCTGGCGCTGCACCAGGAGCAGCAGGCACGGCTGGCCGCCGCCGCCGAGCGGGCCCGGATCACCCGGGAGATGCACGACATCGTCACCCACAACCTGTCCGTCATGGTCGCGCTGACCGACGCCGCGGTCTACGCGCAGCACCGGTCGCCCGAGCGGGCCACCGCCGCGATGCTGCAGATCTCCGAGACGGGCCGGCAGGCCCTCACCGACATGCGGCGCTCGTTGGGCGTCCTGCGGTCCGACGAGCCGGACGCCGAGCGCCACCCGCTGCCCGGCCGGCCTGGAGGTCCGCGGCGGCCACGCCCATGTGCCGGCCACCGCTGGTCAGTTCTCTGA